From a region of the Roseivirga sp. 4D4 genome:
- a CDS encoding DsrE family protein, with the protein MKIKTLTLTFFLLSIASASFAQDKKWANPIIKDYGRILDLENVAVTPDPDMEYKILIEIVHDMKKPGRLNFYANNVARLINLHAIGGVKPENLNVTVVIHAAATNSVINAEAYEKKYKVESPYVKFYEALEEAGVEMIVCGQSLNMFGHQPEDVVPQVKIATSALTVMSTYQLKGYSFFKMGGS; encoded by the coding sequence ATGAAGATCAAGACACTTACCCTCACATTTTTTCTACTCTCAATTGCTAGTGCCTCTTTCGCACAAGACAAGAAGTGGGCTAACCCAATCATCAAAGATTATGGAAGAATTCTGGATTTAGAGAATGTGGCAGTGACTCCAGATCCTGATATGGAGTACAAGATTTTAATTGAAATAGTCCATGACATGAAGAAGCCTGGACGCTTGAACTTTTATGCTAATAATGTGGCACGCTTGATTAACCTTCATGCCATTGGTGGAGTTAAACCCGAGAACCTCAATGTAACTGTTGTTATTCACGCTGCGGCTACTAACTCTGTAATCAATGCAGAGGCTTATGAGAAGAAGTATAAAGTGGAGAGTCCCTATGTGAAGTTCTATGAAGCTTTAGAGGAAGCAGGAGTGGAGATGATCGTTTGTGGTCAATCTTTGAACATGTTTGGGCATCAACCCGAAGATGTCGTTCCTCAGGTGAAAATTGCAACTTCCGCTTTGACCGTAATGAGCACCTATCAACTCAAAGGTTATTCATTTTTCAAGATGGGTGGATCTTAA
- a CDS encoding TetR/AcrR family transcriptional regulator, translating into MKKSDRTKAYIIEKVAPIFNKKGVYGTSLSDMTDVTGLTKGAIYGNFASKDALAMACFEYNLRFLQKGLYKSIAINGSAIDKLGALVNFYQQHYGDVAENGGCPLMNSAIETDDAHPLLRDKVQTTFSLWRKEITSIVVESQRKMEINPLADPSRFSNTFIAMLEGGILVAKTMDSPEYFNEVTNSLLTFIQSNLEIKNHA; encoded by the coding sequence ATGAAAAAGTCAGATAGAACCAAGGCATATATCATTGAAAAGGTAGCTCCTATCTTTAACAAAAAGGGGGTCTATGGAACCAGCTTGTCAGACATGACTGATGTTACGGGTCTAACAAAAGGCGCTATCTATGGCAATTTTGCCAGTAAAGATGCGCTGGCAATGGCCTGCTTTGAATACAATCTGAGGTTTCTTCAAAAAGGGCTTTACAAATCCATCGCCATCAATGGTAGCGCCATTGATAAACTTGGTGCTTTAGTGAACTTCTATCAACAGCATTACGGTGATGTAGCCGAAAATGGCGGTTGCCCATTAATGAATAGTGCTATTGAAACTGATGATGCCCATCCTCTGTTAAGAGACAAGGTTCAAACAACCTTCAGCCTTTGGCGTAAAGAAATCACAAGTATAGTGGTAGAAAGTCAGCGGAAAATGGAGATTAATCCTTTGGCTGATCCATCCCGTTTTTCGAACACATTCATTGCAATGCTTGAAGGCGGTATTCTGGTAGCGAAAACAATGGATTCGCCAGAATACTTTAATGAGGTGACGAATAGCTTGCTGACATTCATTCAATCGAATTTAGAAATTAAGAATCATGCGTAG
- the fabF gene encoding beta-ketoacyl-ACP synthase II has protein sequence MRRVVVTGMGALTPIGNNLEDFWTNLKNGQSGAAPITRFDTSKFKTHFACELKDFDLNDYIPKSESRRYDKFTSYALVAVEEAIKNGGIDFETLDRNRFGVIWGSGNGGIETFTEEMIEFVKNGETPRFNPFFIPKIIADIASGIISIKYGLRGPNFTTISACATSTTAIIDAFNHIRWGKADMIVTGGSEAPITIAGLGGFNASRALSTNNDDPSGASKPFDVNRDGFVMGEGAGALILESLEHAQARGAHIYGEVVGGGMAADAYHLTGTHPDGEGAYLGMNEALREAEITASDIDYINMHATSTPMGDVSELKAIARVFGENPDLNISATKSMTGHLLGAAGAIEAIASIMATVDDMIPPTINTTEVEPDWADKYDLTLGEAQKRTVNYAMSNTFGFGGHIATAIFKKYKA, from the coding sequence ATGCGTAGAGTAGTTGTAACAGGAATGGGAGCTCTGACTCCTATAGGAAATAACCTTGAGGACTTTTGGACAAATCTAAAGAATGGTCAGAGTGGAGCTGCGCCCATCACAAGATTCGATACATCCAAGTTCAAAACACACTTTGCCTGTGAGTTGAAAGACTTTGACCTTAACGATTACATTCCAAAGAGCGAGTCTAGGCGGTATGACAAATTTACTTCCTATGCACTGGTAGCTGTTGAAGAAGCGATCAAGAACGGTGGAATCGACTTTGAAACGCTTGATCGAAATAGATTTGGTGTTATTTGGGGCTCAGGTAATGGGGGGATTGAAACTTTTACCGAAGAGATGATAGAGTTTGTAAAGAATGGTGAAACCCCTCGTTTCAATCCGTTCTTCATTCCGAAAATCATTGCCGACATTGCTTCAGGAATCATCTCCATTAAATATGGACTCAGAGGACCTAATTTCACCACAATATCAGCTTGTGCGACTTCCACAACCGCAATAATCGATGCCTTCAATCACATAAGATGGGGCAAAGCCGACATGATTGTAACAGGTGGCTCCGAAGCTCCAATTACCATTGCTGGTCTGGGTGGCTTTAATGCCTCCAGAGCATTATCCACCAACAACGATGACCCCTCCGGGGCTTCGAAGCCCTTTGACGTTAATCGAGATGGTTTTGTTATGGGCGAAGGAGCTGGTGCATTGATATTGGAATCCCTGGAGCATGCCCAAGCAAGAGGAGCACACATCTATGGCGAAGTAGTCGGAGGTGGAATGGCAGCAGATGCTTACCATCTGACCGGCACTCATCCCGATGGTGAAGGCGCCTACCTAGGCATGAACGAAGCCCTAAGAGAAGCTGAAATTACGGCAAGTGATATTGACTATATCAACATGCATGCTACCTCTACTCCCATGGGCGATGTCAGTGAATTAAAGGCTATCGCGAGGGTTTTTGGAGAAAACCCAGACTTGAATATTAGTGCTACAAAGTCAATGACAGGCCACCTTTTGGGTGCCGCAGGTGCGATTGAGGCGATTGCAAGCATCATGGCAACAGTGGATGACATGATCCCTCCTACAATTAACACAACCGAAGTTGAACCGGATTGGGCGGATAAGTATGATTTAACCCTTGGCGAGGCTCAGAAAAGAACTGTCAATTACGCCATGAGCAATACCTTTGGTTTTGGAGGACACATTGCCACAGCAATTTTCAAGAAGTATAAAGCTTAA